The following are from one region of the Clostridiales bacterium genome:
- a CDS encoding MBL fold metallo-hydrolase, which produces MGIVCIDSGMLQSNVYIIKNGNECVLIDAGCSAADILKELSCKEQVKYIILTHGHVDHICSADEIRKETGAKVVAYKDEESLLKNANYNCSYYICGRPYSICPDILVSEDDVIKLGEDIFSFIYTPGHTSGSMCVKYKNVIFTGDTLFKGSVGRCDFPTGDEEDLIYSVKKKLYILEDDMVVYPGHGDVTTIGWEKKNNIIGD; this is translated from the coding sequence ATGGGCATAGTTTGCATTGACAGTGGTATGTTACAATCTAATGTATATATTATAAAAAATGGAAATGAGTGTGTTTTAATAGATGCGGGTTGTAGTGCAGCAGATATATTAAAAGAGCTGTCTTGTAAAGAGCAAGTTAAGTATATTATTCTAACCCATGGACATGTTGATCATATATGTAGTGCTGATGAAATACGTAAGGAGACGGGTGCTAAGGTAGTTGCGTATAAAGATGAAGAATCTTTATTGAAGAATGCAAATTATAATTGTTCGTATTATATTTGTGGAAGGCCTTATAGTATTTGCCCTGATATATTAGTAAGTGAAGATGATGTTATCAAGTTGGGTGAAGATATATTTTCATTTATTTATACACCAGGGCATACTAGCGGTAGCATGTGTGTAAAATACAAAAATGTGATTTTTACGGGAGATACGTTATTTAAGGGATCAGTTGGAAGATGTGATTTTCCAACAGGAGATGAGGAAGATCTTATTTACTCTGTGAAAAAGAAGCTTTACATTTTGGAAGATGATATGGTTGTTTATCCTGGGCATGGAGATGTTACGACTATAGGATGGGAAAAGAAAAATAATATTATAGGAGATTAA
- a CDS encoding TIGR01212 family radical SAM protein (This family includes YhcC from E. coli K-12, an uncharacterized radical SAM protein.) gives MELYNKFSTYLKNRYGEKVYKIPINVPVTCPNRDGTIGKSGCIFCGDEGAGFETIDNCVPVGIQLQRNIEYIGPKYNSRKFIAYFQNFTNTYLELSKFREYINASIRSDIVAIYISTRPDVINDRYLEFLKKTKEEYNVDIVIELGLQTINIRTLKFLERGHTLAHFVDAVLRIKKYGLYVCAHMILDIPLDDIDDVIEGARMLSVLRVDQVKCHSMYILDNTKLGSYYKEGKIVPIKKEEYIDRTINFLENLSCDVVVQRLLGRAPKGKTLFCNWDTSWWKIQDKIEKEMIARGSYQGKKCDCMNGVKILSRLIDK, from the coding sequence GTGGAGCTTTATAATAAATTTTCAACTTATTTGAAAAATAGATATGGAGAGAAAGTGTATAAGATTCCAATAAACGTTCCCGTTACGTGCCCGAATAGGGATGGGACTATAGGAAAATCTGGGTGTATATTTTGTGGAGATGAAGGTGCAGGATTTGAGACAATTGACAATTGTGTGCCGGTGGGGATACAATTACAACGCAATATAGAGTATATAGGCCCAAAATACAACAGTCGTAAATTTATTGCGTATTTTCAAAATTTCACAAATACATATTTAGAATTATCTAAATTTAGGGAATATATAAATGCGAGCATAAGGTCGGATATTGTTGCAATATACATATCTACTAGGCCAGATGTCATAAATGATAGATATTTGGAGTTTTTAAAAAAGACTAAAGAAGAGTATAATGTAGATATAGTGATTGAGCTAGGGCTTCAGACTATCAACATAAGAACTTTGAAATTTTTGGAGAGAGGGCATACCTTAGCGCATTTTGTTGATGCTGTGCTTAGGATAAAAAAATATGGGCTTTATGTGTGTGCACATATGATATTGGATATACCATTAGATGATATAGATGACGTAATAGAGGGAGCACGGATGTTGTCAGTATTAAGGGTGGATCAGGTTAAATGTCATTCGATGTATATATTAGATAATACCAAACTTGGATCCTATTATAAGGAAGGCAAAATAGTGCCAATTAAGAAGGAAGAGTATATAGATAGGACAATAAATTTTTTAGAAAATTTATCTTGCGATGTTGTTGTGCAAAGGCTTTTAGGTAGAGCACCAAAGGGAAAAACATTATTTTGTAATTGGGATACTAGTTGGTGGAAGATACAAGATAAAATAGAGAAAGAGATGATAGCCCGAGGTAGTTATCAGGGCAAAAAGTGTGATTGTATGAATGGCGTAAAAATACTTAGCAGGCTAATAGATAAGTAA
- the ruvC gene encoding crossover junction endodeoxyribonuclease RuvC, whose amino-acid sequence MIILGIDPGFAITGVGVIEYKNNKFKVLDYGAITTDSGLKLSQRLLLLYNKLENVIIKYNPDVVAIEELFFNKNIKTALNVGHGRGVVLLAAAKNNKKIFEYTPLQVKQSVVGYGRAEKNQVQQMVKMILNLKSIPKPDDVADALAVAVCCAHSNKIGEEGS is encoded by the coding sequence TTGATTATATTAGGGATAGATCCAGGCTTTGCAATTACAGGTGTAGGGGTGATAGAATACAAAAATAATAAGTTTAAAGTATTAGATTATGGTGCGATAACAACGGATAGTGGATTAAAGTTGTCACAAAGGTTACTTTTATTGTACAATAAATTGGAAAATGTTATAATAAAATACAATCCCGATGTTGTTGCGATAGAAGAATTGTTTTTCAATAAAAATATAAAGACTGCGTTGAATGTTGGACATGGTAGAGGAGTTGTGTTGTTGGCAGCGGCAAAAAATAATAAAAAAATTTTTGAGTATACTCCATTGCAGGTTAAACAATCGGTTGTAGGTTATGGCAGAGCAGAGAAAAATCAGGTTCAGCAAATGGTTAAAATGATATTAAATTTAAAAAGTATACCAAAGCCAGATGATGTAGCGGATGCTCTAGCTGTTGCAGTGTGTTGTGCACATTCAAATAAAATAGGGGAAGAGGGGAGTTAA